A region of the Chlamydia buteonis genome:
GTAGCTACAGGCATTTCTAAACTAACTGTAGATTTCGCTGTAAGTCGGTGGGTCTTGTTAAAAGAAACCGTTTGAATACCTTCATTCATGGGAGCTTCCAATTAATCATGGGCTTATTCAGCTTTTTAAGCAGGTAGTTAATTTTTGAAAAGTGCGAACAACCAAAAAAGCCACGATGTGCCGCTAAAGGGGAGGGATGCGCAGCTGCTAAAATCGCGTGTTTATGTGTGGAACGAAAAAGCAAATCACATTTCTTCCTGGCAGCATTTCCCCATAAAACAAAAATAATATGAGATCGATTTTCTATGAGTTTCGTAACAATTGCATCAGTAAACTGTTCCCATCCCTGACCCGCATGCGAGAAAGGAGAGCCGGCACGCACAGTCAATACAGTATTTAACAATAAGATCCCTTGATTAGCCCAGGACTGTAAACATCCCGTGGTATTTTTTACTCCCAAGTCTGCGTGTAATTCACTAAAGATATTCACAAGAGACGGGGGCAAGCGCACACCTTGAGGAACACTAAAACTTAATCCATGTGCCTGTCCTTCTCCAGGATAAGGATCTTGACCAAGAATAACAACACGCACAGAATCAAAAGGTGTGCTTTTTAATGCAGTAAAGATATTGTCTTTTGCAGGGTAGATGGTTTTCTGCGAATACTCTGACTCTAAAAATTCCCTAAGCTTATACATGTAGGGTTGAGACCATTCATTTTCAAGCTGCTCTTGCCAAGACAAAGGAAGCTGGTCTATAGTAAAGGCGTTTTGCATAAACCACCCACTTTTATTATTTGAAAATAAAAGTATATTAACCTTCTTAGATTATTTTAGCTTCAGGGATCCTGATTTTTTTCAGTCAGAAGCTATTAAATTAGGATACCACTATGCTTACTTCAGAATTAAACGAAGCACAAATCGCGGCAGTAACTTCACCACTAAGTCCAATTTTAGTTCTCGCTGGAGCCGGAGCCGGAAAAACTCGTGTGGTAACTTGCCGTATCCTTCATCTCATTAACGAAGGTATCGCCCCTAAAGAAATCCTTGCAGTAACTTTTACCAATAAAGCAGCTAAAGAACTTAAAGAACGCATTTTACATTTATGCCCTCAAGCTCATGGTTCCGATATTCCTATGGTATGCACATTCCACAGCTTAGGGGTATTTATTTTACGTAGGTCTATACAAGCATTAAATAGAGAAAATAATTTTATTATCTATGATCAAAGCGACACTGACAAATTGCTCAAACAATGTTTACAAAAATTTAATTTAAAAAAAACTCTAAGCAATTCCATCCAATATCACATATCGCAAGCAAAAAACCGTTTGCTTTCTCCTGAGGACCTGGATCCCGAAGAATATATAGATCCCGTGGTTTCTATTTATAAAGAATATCAGCAACGTTTACACGAAGCTAACGCTTTAGATTTTGATGATTTGTTATTTCTTACAGTAAGACTATTTCAGGAATTTCCTGAGGTCAGAAAAGAATACAGCGGATTATGGAAAGCTCTTCTAATTGACGAGTATCAAGATACTAACCACGCACAATATAAAATGGCTCAGACAATAGCTGGGGAACATCAAAATATATTTGCGGTGGGAGATCCCGACCAATCTATTTACTCTTGGCGTGGGGCAAATATTCATAATATTTTAAACTTTGAAAAAGATTATCCTCGAGCTCTTGTTCTTCGCTTAGAAGATAACTACCGGAGTTATGGAAATATTCTTAATGCTGCCAATGCTCTAATTCAAAACAACGCTTCACGCTTGAAGAAAGACCTACGCAGCGTAAAAGGCCCTGGAGAAAAAATCCGCGTATTCTTAGGAAAAACAGATAAAGAAGAAGCCGAATTTGTAGCTGATGAAATCAGCCGGCTGCATAGAAGATCCCAGATTCCCCTCAGCAATATCTGCATTTTTTATAGGACAAACTTCCAATCTAGAACTTTCGAAGATGCTTTATTACGTAGACGTATTCCCTATGAAATTCTTGGAGGTCTTTCATTTTATAAACGTAAGGAAATTCAAGACATCTTGGCTTTTTTAAGAATGTTCACTGCGAAATCAGACGTTGTTGCTTTTGATAGAACAGTCAATCTTCCTAAGAGAGGGCTAGGTCCTTCTACGATTTCCTCTTTAATTGAGTATGCTCTCAAAAATAACTTGCCGATTTTAGAAGCATGTAACAACGTTTTAAAAACTCAAGATGTGAAACTATCCAAGAAACAACAAGAAGGCCTGAGGGAGTATCTAAGTATTTTTCAACAACTCGAACATGCTTATGAAACCCTTCCTCTTAATGAGTTTGTGGTCGCCACAATACGCATCACCGGATATTTTCAAGTATTAAAGGAAGATCCTGATACTTTCGAAGATCGTAAAAGCAATCTTGACGAACTCGCTTCAAAAACTTTCGAATGGGAACAGCAAAATACAGAAGGAACCTTAGAAAATTTCCTAGATGATCTTGCTTTAAAAAGTTCTACAGATGACACGGAACTGATTGCAGATCGTGTAAATCTCATGACAATTCACAATGGTAAGGGTTTAGAATTCCGCATAGCTTTTGTTGTAGGATTAGAAGAGAACCTCTTCCCTCATGCAAACTCTAAGGGTAGTTATGAAAATCTTGAAGAAGAACGACGCCTATGTTACGTAGGAATCACTAGAGCCCAAGATCTCCTTTACTTAACAGCAGCACAAACTCGTTTTCTTTGGGGCACAGTGCGTGTCATGAAACCGAGTCGTTTTCTTAAGGAAATCCCTAGAGATTACTTGATTCAAGTACATTAGGTATGTTTCAACACCATCAAAAGCTTTCTCTTAACTACCTTCCCTCGCTGCGCATGCAGCAGGGATTGCAAATGTTACAATCTCCGATTACAGAACTTTCCTCCTATATACTTCAACAAATCATTCATAATCCATTTTTTGATCTCTCTTCTCTAGAAGAGGAAGAGTGGTCAACATGTTCTTCTCTTCCTTCCGTGGATGCTTCATATTCTCGTCCTGAATCTTTATTTTCCCATCTTCTCACACAGGTTCAACAAACTTTTGATCGTTCTGAAGATCTGCTTATTGCTCAACACATTATAGGAAATCTCTCAGATCAAGGTTTGTTTCTTTCTTCTCCCGAAGAACTCTCGCTACAACTTGAAGTTTCTCTAGAGACTATTTATAAAGTATGGAAAACGATCC
Encoded here:
- the ung gene encoding uracil-DNA glycosylase, producing the protein MQNAFTIDQLPLSWQEQLENEWSQPYMYKLREFLESEYSQKTIYPAKDNIFTALKSTPFDSVRVVILGQDPYPGEGQAHGLSFSVPQGVRLPPSLVNIFSELHADLGVKNTTGCLQSWANQGILLLNTVLTVRAGSPFSHAGQGWEQFTDAIVTKLIENRSHIIFVLWGNAARKKCDLLFRSTHKHAILAAAHPSPLAAHRGFFGCSHFSKINYLLKKLNKPMINWKLP
- a CDS encoding ATP-dependent helicase, which produces MLTSELNEAQIAAVTSPLSPILVLAGAGAGKTRVVTCRILHLINEGIAPKEILAVTFTNKAAKELKERILHLCPQAHGSDIPMVCTFHSLGVFILRRSIQALNRENNFIIYDQSDTDKLLKQCLQKFNLKKTLSNSIQYHISQAKNRLLSPEDLDPEEYIDPVVSIYKEYQQRLHEANALDFDDLLFLTVRLFQEFPEVRKEYSGLWKALLIDEYQDTNHAQYKMAQTIAGEHQNIFAVGDPDQSIYSWRGANIHNILNFEKDYPRALVLRLEDNYRSYGNILNAANALIQNNASRLKKDLRSVKGPGEKIRVFLGKTDKEEAEFVADEISRLHRRSQIPLSNICIFYRTNFQSRTFEDALLRRRIPYEILGGLSFYKRKEIQDILAFLRMFTAKSDVVAFDRTVNLPKRGLGPSTISSLIEYALKNNLPILEACNNVLKTQDVKLSKKQQEGLREYLSIFQQLEHAYETLPLNEFVVATIRITGYFQVLKEDPDTFEDRKSNLDELASKTFEWEQQNTEGTLENFLDDLALKSSTDDTELIADRVNLMTIHNGKGLEFRIAFVVGLEENLFPHANSKGSYENLEEERRLCYVGITRAQDLLYLTAAQTRFLWGTVRVMKPSRFLKEIPRDYLIQVH